AAGCCGATTATCGCTCTTCTTGCCGGTAGCCGGAAACAGGAAATCAAAGATAATCTGCCGGATATGTTGAAGGCTGCTTCCGCTTTTTCTGACTATCAGCTTGTCTTGGCCGGTGCGCCTGCCATTGCTCCCGAGTATTATAAACAATATGTAGGAGAAGCGAAAGTGAAAATCATTTTCGATCAGACTTATTGCCTGTTGCAGCATGCGGATGTAGCATTAGTTACTTCGGGGACAGCTACGCTTGAGACGGCATTGTTTCGTGTTCCTCAAGTGGTTTGTTATCACACACCGATCGGAAAAGTGGTTTCTTTCTTGCGGCGTCATATCCTGACAGTGAAATTTATTTCGTTGGTAAATTTGATTGCCGACCGTGAGGTGGTAAAGGAACTCGTTGCGGATACGATGACCGTGAAGAATATGCAGAGCGAATTGAAAAATATCATTGAAAATGAAGCATATAGAAATGAGATGCTTTTGGGGTATGAGTATGTAGCCAAGCGGTTGGGACCTGCCGGTGCTCCCCGTCATGCAGCGCGTGAAATGCTGCAATTGTTGAAAAAATAACTTTCTTTTTCTGAATAAACGTAAAGCCGATGCAGTAAATGCACGGCTTTTTTATTTATAAAGCAGAAGACTAAAATAAAGAAAGGAAAAAGATATGAAAAAATTTAAGTGGCTTTTAGGAATCTTATTATTGGCATTAGTACCAATGTTGCAATCATGTGATGATGATGGCTATTCTATTGGAGATTTCAGTTGGGACTGGGCGACCGTTCATACAACCGGTGGAGGAGGTTATTATTTGGAAGGTGACAGATGGGGAGTGATTGATCCGGTTGCTACTTCTATTCCTTGGTTTAAACCGGTGGACGGTGAGCGTGTTGTGGCTTTTTTCAATCCTTTGTATGATATGGAAGGAGGAAAAGGAGTTCAGGTGAAGATGGAAGGGATACAGGAGCTGTTGACAAAAGAAGTGGAAGATATGTCGACAGAGGAAGAAGCGGAAGAATTCGGAAATGATCCTATTTTGATTTATCAGGGTGATATGTGGTTGGGAGGAAGGTTTCTGAACATAATTTTCCGCCAGGAGTTGCCTCGTTCGGAGAAACATCGTATCAGTCTTGTACAAAATAAGATGGAACCGGGAGAGCCGGGCGAACCGTCAGAGCCGGGAACATTGAATGTGGATGAAGATGGTTACATACATTTGGAACTGCGTTATAATACGTATAAGGATGTGACTGACTACTGGGGATGGGGGCGAGTTTCTTATAACTTAGAAAAATTCTTCCCGACAGAGAAAGAGGCCGAATCAACAATAAAAGGTTTTAAAGTAACAATAAACTCAAGAGAACATGGAGAAGGAAGAGTGATCGTTCTTGATTTGAAGCACCCGGTCGGTGTACCGGAAGCAGCAAAGGATGTTCATTCCACTTCTTCGATCCGATAACCTAACTGTGATTTACTGTGTGTGAAAAAGGTCGGGATACTTTCGTATAAGTTCCCGACCTTTTGTATTTTGTTTCAGTTCTAATCGATTGAGAAAGAATCCCCCGTCAGAACCATGTTAATGCATATAGATAAACGACGGCTGCCGGTATAGCCATCAGAGAACTGTCAAAGCGATCGAGCATCCCACCGTGTCCCGGAAGAATGGTTCCCGAATCCTTAACGTGCAACTGGCGTTTCAATAACGACTCCGTCAGGTCGCCCCATGTGCCGAATATAACAACCACCAGTGCCAATCCTGCCCACTCAATCATTGACATAAGTGGGAAGTAGTGGGCGAGAATAAAAGATACTCCGATTGCTACCACTCCGCCACCGATGGAACCTTCCCACGATTTCTTGGGAGAAATACGTTCAAACAACCGGTGTTTGCCGATCAATGAACCGATGCAATAGGCTCCCGTGTCATTTAACCAAAGGAAAATAAAGATAGATAACGGTAGGATAGGATTGTAACTTACGCTACTGTATTCCGGATCGTTATGGAATGCCAATACATTCAGCAAAGCAAAAGGCAGACCGATATAAAGTTGGCTAAGCATAGAATAAGCCCAGTTAAGTACCGGGTTCTCCTTTTTCAGATACAACTCGCTAATCATCATGTAAAGCAATAAAAGCACATACGGGATGAATATCTTCGAATCGGCCGCATTAATGCAGAATCCCATGACTGCAAGGAATAAGTAAGCCCCGCCGAGCATATTAATGGTCTTGTTTATCTTCACTCCTTCTGCGCGCATATTTACCAGCTGTCCGAACTCATAAATGGTCAGTGCGCTGATAGCGGTGAACAGAATGCCAAAGCTGAATGCGTCATAAAGGATGCACCCCACCAAGATGGCAACGAAGAGTACACCCGTAATAGCTCGTTTTATGAAATTGTTAATCAAAATCTATTCGTTTTAATTAGTTGGACCCGTTAGCTTGTTCTTCTCCATTAGACTTACCCTCTACGGAAACTTTACCCTCCACAGTAACCTTTTTACCTTCTGCGGCAACTTTGGTGTCTATGGATGCTTGTTCTTCCTTTGCGGTATTTTCAGCTTCCTCTTCTTTGATCTCTCTTTCTTCTTCCTTCAACTTTTGGGCAAGTTCTCTTTCTGCTCTTGCGGCATCCTGGCTTTCTTTAGCGGCCATGATTTCTTCCGAGCGGGAAGCCCAAGGGCGTTTACCGAAGATACGTTCAACGTCTTCTGCGAAGATTACTTCTTTGTCAATCAGTAATTGCGTCAGTTCGTTGTGTCCTTCTTTATTCTCTGACAGAATTCTTTTGGCGCGGTCATACTGCTCGTTCACCATTCTCTTGACTTCTTCGTCAATCAATTCGGCTGTCTTTTCGCTGTATGGGCGGTTGAAAGAATATTCATCGTTGTTGTAATAGCATAAGTTCGGCAGTTTGTCGCTCATACCTAAATAGGCAATCATACCATATGCCTGCTTAGTCACCCTTTCCAAGTCGTTCATGGCGCCTGTCGAGATGCGGCCGAGGAATAAATCTTCAGCGGCGCGTCCTCCCAAAGTAGCACACATTTCGTCCAACATCTGCTCTTTGGTAGTGATTTGACGTTCTTCCGGCAGATACCAGGCAGCTCCCAATGCACGTCCGCGAGGAACGATAGTCACTTTAATCAGTGGGTTGGCATATTCCAGTAACCAAGAGATAGAAGCGTGTCCTGCTTCATGTAAAGCGATGGAACGTCTTTCAGCTTCTGTTGTAATTTTGGTTTTCTTTTCCAGACCACCGATGATACGGTCTACCGCATCCAAGAAGTCCTGCTTACCTACGAATTTCTTTCCGTGGCGGGCAGCGATCAGTGCAGCTTCGTTGCAGACATTGGCAATATCCGCACCCGAGAATCCCGGAGTCTGGCGTGCCAGCAAGTCTACATCTACACTATCGTCTATTTTAATCGGGCGCAAATGCACACCAAATACTTCTTTACGTTCGTTCAAGTCGGGCAGATCTACGTGTATCTGACGGTCAAAACGTCCTGCACGAAGCAATGCCTTGTCGAGTACGTCTACACGGTTGGTAGCAGCAAGGATAATCACACCACTGTTGGAACCGAAACCGTCCATTTCTGTCAATAACTGATTCAAAGTGTTTTCGCGTTCATCATTTCCTCCCATTGCAGGGTTCTTGCCACGAGCACGTCCTACGGCATCAATCTCATCAATAAAGACGATACAAGGAGCTTTCTCTTTAGCCTGTTTAAACAAGTCGCGAACACGGGACGCACCTACACCCACAAACATCTCCACGAAATCGGAACCTGCCAATGAGAAGAAAGGCACATTCGCTTCGCCGGCCACAGCTTTGGCAAGCAATGTTTTACCGGTTCCCGGAGGGCCTACCAGTAATGCTCCCTTGGGTATCTTACCTCCCAAATCCGTATATTTCTGCGGTTCCTTCAAGAACTCAACAATTTCCTCCACTTCTTGTTTCGCTTCAGCCAGGCCCGCTACATCCTTAAATGTAATCTTGATGGCTCCGCCTTTTTCAAAAAGCTGGGCTTTTGATTTTCCTACATTAAATACGCCACCGGGGCCACCACTGCCGCCTCCGCTCATACGGCGCATGAAGAATATCCATAACGCAACCAGCAACACAAGCGGGAGTATCTGAATCAGAATTGCGGGGAAAATATCCGATTTGGGCGGATAATCAGATGAACCGTCAAAATGACCGGCTTCCTTTTCTGCCTGCAAAAACTCTTCCAGTTTATCGGTAGATGGCGTTCTACTTGTAATGACAGGGTTGCGTCCCACTTTGGTAGAGTCGGCTCCAAAAACAGCCCCTACGGCGGTCGGTTTAAGGAAAGCTTCGATTGATTTATCTTCATAACCCAATACTTTGCTGACATAACCCTTTTTTACATAGTCCTGAAACTCGCTGTAAGTTACAGCTTTGCTTCCTGCTCCCTTTGAATCACTGCCCCACCAGAGGCCGAGAAGCATAAGGGCAATAATCATATACATCCAGTTCAGGTTGAACTTGGGCATATTAACCTTATTGCTAGGTTTATTGCTATTGTTATTATTACTATTATTATTGTCCATAATCATTAATTAGTCTAGATCGGGGATTTGAGTAAGTTTGGCATCTGCCCAGAGGTGCTCAAGATTATAAAAAGCTCTTGTCTCCGGCAAAAAGACGTGTACCAGTACATCGGCATAGTCCATTGCTACCCATTCTGCATTCCGGAGTCCGTCGATTGCATAAGGCTTGCTGTCCGCACCTTTGCGTGTAAATTCCTTGATTGAATCTACTATTGCACTCACTTGACTGGGAGAATTTCCCTGACAGATAACGAAATATTTACAGATGGTATCTTCTATGCTGGTTAAATCGGCAACGATTATCTTTTTACCTTTTTTTTCTTGAATTCCTTCTTTTATTTTTTCAATTAATACTTTAGTATCGTTCATTCCTGTAATTGGGATTAATAATTCATGTTCTCTATTTGTTTATAACAAAAAAAGGTGATCCTTTGTTTCTGATAATAAACGTGATATTTTTGACAAATATACGCTGATTTATTGGATACAAGAAAGTTATCCCTCAATTTTTGTGTTTTTTAGTGGAGATGCTTTTGTTTGGAAAGCTTATTTGGACATTTTTGCAAAAAAAATATCAGATTTGTTTTGAATTCCCAAAATATTTGTATCTTTGCACCCGCAAACGAAAATCATTGGGCTATGGTGTAATGGTAACACTACAGATTCTGGTCCTGTCATTCCTGGTTCGAATCCAGGTAGCCCAACAAAACACCAGCTTTTTACTGACAAAAACCCGCTAAAATTGCAATTTTAGCGGGTTTTTTGTGCTTTGACAAATGCCATTTGAAAAAAGTTGACGCTAATTCGGTGGCAAATTCGGTGACACGAATGCACGTTGATAGTCAAGAAAATACGAGTCTTATGTAAAAAGAAGCCGTGAGGCTGATTAATAAAGAATAAATCCTTAAACAGGTTATTGTCTTGTTTAGTAGAAATAAAAAACAGGTTTTATGGCTCAAGTGAGCATAAAACCTGTTTTTTATTTCTCTCAATTGGGCAGAAATCTTATTCTTCTGCTTTTATTGATTCATCGATTACTTTGATCTTTTGTAACACCAGTTCCAAGTCTGCTTTCAGTTTATCTACCTTGCGGTTCAATTCAGTCAGCAGGCTACTACCTTTCTTGGAAGTAGAAGTGAGGAAGCCCAAGTTGTTCTCATAAGTCTGAAGCTCATTCTTCATATTCTCATAAGTACGTACCAGTTTTTCGCGTTCTCTGTACAGAGATTGAGTGCCGCCTCCCTGGATATTGCTGATATTCGAACGGAAGTTGCTTAACTTCTTGTTGGAAGCATTGATGTTAAAGCGGTCGAATAGCTGATCGATAATTCCGTGATACTGCTTGTATAACTTATCTTTTTCTTTGAATGGCACATGACCGATAGAGTTCCACTCTTTCATTAAATCCCGAACCAAGGTATTTGCTTCTTCGGCATCCATGTTCTCATCAATTGCGGATAACTTCTCGATTAACGCTTTCTTCTTTTCCATATTCTCTGTTTCTACAGAGCGTTGTGAAGAAGTAGCTTTGTTCTTTTGTTCGAAGAAGTAGTCGCAAGCTGTGATGAACCGTTTCCAGATAGCATCCGAGTGTTTCTTAGCAACCGGTCCGATGGTCTTCCATTCTTTTTGAAGTTTGGTCAGCGTATCGGCAGTTACTTTCCAGTCTGTGCTGTCTTTCAAAGCTTCTGCTTTTTCACAGAGCGCTTTCTTCTTTTCCAGATTCTCGTTCATTCCTTCTTTCAGGCTTTTGAAGAATTCTCCTTTTTTCTTGAAGAAATCATCGCAGGCATGGCGGAAGCGTTCGAAGATCTTCACATTCATCTTCTGGGGAGCAAAACCGATGGTTTTCCATTTGTTTTGCAGGGCAATCACTTCCTGTGTCTTGTTTTCCCAGGCAGAGAATGTTTTCAGTTCATCATACTCAATCGCTTCAACGATTTCGCAGATT
The Bacteroides luhongzhouii DNA segment above includes these coding regions:
- a CDS encoding NigD-like protein, which gives rise to MKKFKWLLGILLLALVPMLQSCDDDGYSIGDFSWDWATVHTTGGGGYYLEGDRWGVIDPVATSIPWFKPVDGERVVAFFNPLYDMEGGKGVQVKMEGIQELLTKEVEDMSTEEEAEEFGNDPILIYQGDMWLGGRFLNIIFRQELPRSEKHRISLVQNKMEPGEPGEPSEPGTLNVDEDGYIHLELRYNTYKDVTDYWGWGRVSYNLEKFFPTEKEAESTIKGFKVTINSREHGEGRVIVLDLKHPVGVPEAAKDVHSTSSIR
- the ftsH gene encoding ATP-dependent zinc metalloprotease FtsH, with amino-acid sequence MDNNNSNNNNSNKPSNKVNMPKFNLNWMYMIIALMLLGLWWGSDSKGAGSKAVTYSEFQDYVKKGYVSKVLGYEDKSIEAFLKPTAVGAVFGADSTKVGRNPVITSRTPSTDKLEEFLQAEKEAGHFDGSSDYPPKSDIFPAILIQILPLVLLVALWIFFMRRMSGGGSGGPGGVFNVGKSKAQLFEKGGAIKITFKDVAGLAEAKQEVEEIVEFLKEPQKYTDLGGKIPKGALLVGPPGTGKTLLAKAVAGEANVPFFSLAGSDFVEMFVGVGASRVRDLFKQAKEKAPCIVFIDEIDAVGRARGKNPAMGGNDERENTLNQLLTEMDGFGSNSGVIILAATNRVDVLDKALLRAGRFDRQIHVDLPDLNERKEVFGVHLRPIKIDDSVDVDLLARQTPGFSGADIANVCNEAALIAARHGKKFVGKQDFLDAVDRIIGGLEKKTKITTEAERRSIALHEAGHASISWLLEYANPLIKVTIVPRGRALGAAWYLPEERQITTKEQMLDEMCATLGGRAAEDLFLGRISTGAMNDLERVTKQAYGMIAYLGMSDKLPNLCYYNNDEYSFNRPYSEKTAELIDEEVKRMVNEQYDRAKRILSENKEGHNELTQLLIDKEVIFAEDVERIFGKRPWASRSEEIMAAKESQDAARAERELAQKLKEEEREIKEEEAENTAKEEQASIDTKVAAEGKKVTVEGKVSVEGKSNGEEQANGSN
- the rsfS gene encoding ribosome silencing factor, whose translation is MNDTKVLIEKIKEGIQEKKGKKIIVADLTSIEDTICKYFVICQGNSPSQVSAIVDSIKEFTRKGADSKPYAIDGLRNAEWVAMDYADVLVHVFLPETRAFYNLEHLWADAKLTQIPDLD
- a CDS encoding phosphatidate cytidylyltransferase, which encodes MINNFIKRAITGVLFVAILVGCILYDAFSFGILFTAISALTIYEFGQLVNMRAEGVKINKTINMLGGAYLFLAVMGFCINAADSKIFIPYVLLLLYMMISELYLKKENPVLNWAYSMLSQLYIGLPFALLNVLAFHNDPEYSSVSYNPILPLSIFIFLWLNDTGAYCIGSLIGKHRLFERISPKKSWEGSIGGGVVAIGVSFILAHYFPLMSMIEWAGLALVVVIFGTWGDLTESLLKRQLHVKDSGTILPGHGGMLDRFDSSLMAIPAAVVYLYALTWF
- the lpxB gene encoding lipid-A-disaccharide synthase, giving the protein MKYYLIVGEASGDLHASHLMAALKAEDPQANFRFFGGDLMAAVGGTMVKHYKELAYMGFIPVLLHLHTIFANMKRCKEDIVSWKPDVVILVDYPGFNLDIAKFVHAKTQIPVYYYISPKIWAWKEYRIKNIKRDVDELFSILPFEVEFFEGKHQYPIHYVGNPTVDEVAAYQAAHPKNKEQFIVENQLEDKPIIALLAGSRKQEIKDNLPDMLKAASAFSDYQLVLAGAPAIAPEYYKQYVGEAKVKIIFDQTYCLLQHADVALVTSGTATLETALFRVPQVVCYHTPIGKVVSFLRRHILTVKFISLVNLIADREVVKELVADTMTVKNMQSELKNIIENEAYRNEMLLGYEYVAKRLGPAGAPRHAAREMLQLLKK
- a CDS encoding DUF349 domain-containing protein, which produces MMDARDTNQPLNQGELEEEKKTVEVSEAITETPTEDVTAEVQPEAAPKPATKEDVLNQLKELAQDAENANKQEIDNLKQSFYKLHNAELEAAKVQFTDNGGNIEDFVAEEDPTEEEFKRLMGVIKEKRGKQIAELERQKEENLQVKLSIIEELKELVESGDDANKSYTEFKKLQQQWNETKLVPQGKVNELWKNYQLYVEKFYDLLKLNNEFREYDFKKNLEIKTHLCEAAEKLADEEDVVSAFHQLQKLHQEFRDTGPVTKELRDEIWNRFKTASTAVNRRHQQHFESLKEAEQHNLDQKTVICEIVEAIEYDELKTFSAWENKTQEVIALQNKWKTIGFAPQKMNVKIFERFRHACDDFFKKKGEFFKSLKEGMNENLEKKKALCEKAEALKDSTDWKVTADTLTKLQKEWKTIGPVAKKHSDAIWKRFITACDYFFEQKNKATSSQRSVETENMEKKKALIEKLSAIDENMDAEEANTLVRDLMKEWNSIGHVPFKEKDKLYKQYHGIIDQLFDRFNINASNKKLSNFRSNISNIQGGGTQSLYREREKLVRTYENMKNELQTYENNLGFLTSTSKKGSSLLTELNRKVDKLKADLELVLQKIKVIDESIKAEE